The Parvibaculum sp. DNA segment CGATGATTTCCTCGGCCGGCGAATCGAGATTGAGAATGCGCTTGTCGATATAGACAACATTCTGGATGACCGGCAGCTTCCAGTGCAGGCCGGGCTCGGTGATGACCTGTCGCGGGTCGCCGAACTGCAGCACGATGGCCTGCTGCGTCATGCCGACCGTGAAGGCGGAGAGGTAGAGAACGAAGGCAACGACGACCGCGGTGACGCCGGCGCCTATGGCTATGGACCTGTTCATCGGCCACCTCCCGTAGCGGCGTTCGAGCCCGACGACGTCGTGCCGGAGGCCGGCCCTCTCGGCTTCAGCTCATTGAGCGGCAGATAGGGCAACACGTTCTGCCCGCCCTGCGCGCCGTCCATCAGCACCTTGTTCATACCGCCGAGAACTTCCTGCATGGTTTCGAGATAGATGCGCCGCCGCGTCACGTCGGTCGCCTTCCGGTATTCCTCGTAGATCGAGACGAAACGGCCGGCCTCGCCCTGCGCTTCGGCGACGATCTGTTCGCGGTAGGCTTCGGCGGCCTGCGTGATCTGCGCCGCGTCGCCGCGTGCCCGCGGAATGACGGTGTTGGCGTAGGTCTCGGCCTGGTTGCGCAACCGCTCCTGGTCGGCACGCGCCGCCTGCACGTCGCGGAACGCGTCCAGCACCTGTCCCGGCGGATCGACCTTCTGCAGCCGGACCTCGGTGATTTCGATGCCGGCGCCATAGCTGTCGAGCGTTGTCTGCAAGCCGGCGCGCACCTGGTTCTGCACTTCGCTGCGGCCGACCGTCTGCAGCACTTCGATCTGCGACTGGCCCACCGCTTCGCGCATCATGCTCTCGGCAACCGCCTTCACCGCACGGTCGGGATCCTCGACATTGAACAGATATGAATGCGCGCTGTTGATGCGCCACTGCACCGAAAAGCCGATATCGACGATATTTTCGTCGCCGGTCAGCATCAGGCTTTCTTCCGGCACGGCGATCGGCGTGTTGCCGGCCAGGCGAATACCGATATCGACGGTCGTGATGTTGGTGACCGCCGGCGTGTAGACCGTTTCGATCGGGAACGGAAATTTCATGTGAAGGCCGGGCTCGACCGTGCGGACGAGCTTGCCGAAACGCAGCACGATGCCCTGTTCGTTGACATTGACCCGGTAGAACGAGCTGTAGGCGATGAGCCCGAGGATCACGAGACCGATCAGGATGAACGGCCCTGAGCCGCCGCCTGCGCCCGTGCCGGTTGCACCGCCGCCACCGCCGCCACCCGGAAACATCTGCCGGAATTTCTCTTGCGCGCGCCGGATCAATTCATCGAGATCGGGCGGCTGATTGCCGCCGCCGGAAGGCCCCTGCCCCCACGGACCGCGATTGCCGCCGCCACCGCCTCCGCCGCCCTGCCAGCCGCCGCCGCCGTTCTGATTGCTCCAGGGCATCGATATTCCTTCGATTGCGAAATGAGAGATCGGTTGGAAACGTTGGTACCGGGGGTTATATGACAGACAACATGCCCACGCAACGCGAACCGGACGAAACTGCGCCCGAAAGTGCCGTGGAATCATTCACGGACAGGTGATCGAGCCATGAGCGTAAGCCGAGACGATGTAGCTGCCGCACTTTCCGGCGTCGTGGACGACGAAACCGGCAAGGACGTCATCGCTGCCGGTATCCTGCAAGGACTGGTCGTGCGCGAGGGGCATGTCGGCTTTTCGCTCGAGGTCGATCCCGCGATGGGCCCGGCGAAAGAACCCCTGCGCCAGGCCTGCG contains these protein-coding regions:
- the hflK gene encoding FtsH protease activity modulator HflK, which translates into the protein MPWSNQNGGGGWQGGGGGGGGNRGPWGQGPSGGGNQPPDLDELIRRAQEKFRQMFPGGGGGGGATGTGAGGGSGPFILIGLVILGLIAYSSFYRVNVNEQGIVLRFGKLVRTVEPGLHMKFPFPIETVYTPAVTNITTVDIGIRLAGNTPIAVPEESLMLTGDENIVDIGFSVQWRINSAHSYLFNVEDPDRAVKAVAESMMREAVGQSQIEVLQTVGRSEVQNQVRAGLQTTLDSYGAGIEITEVRLQKVDPPGQVLDAFRDVQAARADQERLRNQAETYANTVIPRARGDAAQITQAAEAYREQIVAEAQGEAGRFVSIYEEYRKATDVTRRRIYLETMQEVLGGMNKVLMDGAQGGQNVLPYLPLNELKPRGPASGTTSSGSNAATGGGR